In a single window of the Heliangelus exortis chromosome 1, bHelExo1.hap1, whole genome shotgun sequence genome:
- the CSF2RB gene encoding cytokine receptor common subunit beta isoform X5, with amino-acid sequence MKVQRESWGAAIRFSESMTISFCHWAEVKVVPDSEASSRENKEMLCRRQTENDLHETPDSYVLWVCHNTTDSFGIGVDDIYSFKPNKILQAELNVDLFQNVQTLPPQNLSVSLISGDFLLTWKAADGSQGLGNALEYEVTYKREWESWEKAVSLFLSNTTRCHLSHKDLVPGSSYVARLRARPGRDSGFSGQYSEWSTEVSWKTPEGGLQPRNLRCLFNGADSLTCSWEVRKAIVTSVLFGLFFRATPASVEEECSSLHEKALPNSLYVVQSCEIPVSNSTSQSQYHVSVRAKTEEKLIEAYKNIKVLPPANVSVTMTENREYELRWIKHTLAYSFITQRYEVEYWKNNQYEKTLQKLHISNDEPPFIFTLQMLASSTEYRGKMRARVNTPLDYEGPWSEWSEEFTWKTENVLPPVLLPMMLPILILTLLMAAYCSYKYFLRRKQMWEEKIPNPSKSLLIQSYLQKVHLGNWPTSSQMDFNKCNLPEKMEQASFLQVEDRHTKTLAEFLEGQATKTDGSPVALDLQNSYHALNEPEHNPAVCSSQIAGRSFPVSRRNSIGASITPKTAIPCFAFNGPYLYSSTMSSQPDTHQALAVDPVGAREKSVSLQYVTLPKEDCPQEQQGAGLQQPFLLPDQKEMVQHLGSEEGVSLTPPACGKGKNVRMEEQKSPKALSCITSPQQHPLEYITTEKLVLPSANDSTHPSLVTAEELPCDSQGPQPEKDHSCHEFSPGETGVVVPVSGQGPTSSEFYLDTFGNYLTVPLGVHGHSEPTKMSLPISQKGGDLPRKQPLSEGNLVVLNPDSTEPVFLCQVGDYCFHSLKSSAKMGSSQEDHQIKKPSEGKTTPRKPVSDEEYITVKEKDVSKMQAIQLFKNLKSDDYFSWQQSLGITEIC; translated from the exons ATGAAAGTCCAAAGGGAGTCCTGGGGAGCAGCAATCAGGTTTTCAGAAAGCATGACCATCTCTTTCTGTCACTGGGCTGAAGTAAAAGTTGTGCCCGATTCTGAGGCCTCTTCAAG GGAGAATAAAGAGATGCTTTGCAGACGCCAGACAGAAAATGACTTACATGAGACTCCAGACTCCTATGTGCTCTGGGTTTGTCACAATACTACAGACAGTTTTGGAATAGGGGTAGATGATATTTACAGCTTCAAACCTAACAAGATTCTTCAAGCAGAACTAAATGTTGATCTTTTCCAAAATG TTCAGACCCTCCCACCTCAAAACCTCTCAGTCAGCTTGATTTCAGGAGATTTCTTGCTAAcctggaaagcagctgatgGAAGCCAAGGGCTGGGCAATGCCCTGGAATATGAAGTCACTTACAAGCGGGAGTGGGAGTCCTGGGAG AAAGCTGTCTCGCTCTTTCTCTCCAACACCACACGTTGCCATCTCAGTCACAAGGACCTTGTCCCGGGGAGCAGCTACGTTGCCCGTCTGCGAGCCAGGCCGGGGAGGGACAGTGGCTTCTCTGGGCAGTACAGCGAGTGGAGCACGGAGGTGTCGTGGAAGACCCCTGAAG GAGGCCTTCAGCCCAGGAACCTTCGCTGCCTCTTCAATGGTGCAGATAGCCTGACGTGCAGCTGGGAAGTGAGGAAAGCAATCGTCACCTCTGTCCTCTTTGGGCTGTTCTTCCGGGCCACTCCAGCATCAGT aGAAGAGGAGTGCTCTTCTCTACATGAGAAGGCTTTGCCCAACAGCCTGTATGTAGTCCAGAGCTGTGAGATCCCTGTGAGCAACTCCACCAGTCAGAGCCAGTATCATGTGTCTGTCCGGGCCAAGACAGAGGAGAAACTCATTGAAGCTTACAAGAACA TTAAGGTGCTGCCACCTGCAAATGTGTCAGTAACAATGACAGAGAACCGAGAGTATGAACTGAGGTGGATAAAACATACTTTGGCATATAGCTTCATAACACAGAGATATGAAGTCGAGTACTGGAAAAACAACCAATACGAAAAG acTCTCCAGAAATTACATATCAGCAATGATGAACCTCCCTTCATCTTCACCCTGCAGATGCTGGCATCATCTACAGAATACAGGGGGAAAATGCGTGCAAGGGTGAATACACCTCTGGATTATGAGGGACCTTGGAGTGAATGGAGTGAGGAGTTCACTTGGAAGACAGAGAATG TTCTGCCACCAGTGCTTCTCCCAATGATGCTGCCAATTCTCATCCTCACTTTGCTAATGGCTGCTTACTGCAGCTATAAGTATTTCCTCAG GAGGAAGCAAATGTGGGAGGAAAAGATTCCAAACCCCAGCAAGAGTCTCCTGATCCAGAGCTACCTGCAG aaagtaCATTTAGGAAACTGGCCAACAAGCAGCCAGATGGACTTCAACAAATGCAACCTTCCAGAGAAGATGGAGCAGGCTAGCTTCCTCCAAGTTGAGGACAG GCATACGAAGACTTTGGCAGAGTTTCTTGAAGGGCAAGCTACAAAGACAGATGGTTCTCCTGTTGCACTGGACCTACAGAACTCATACCATGCTTTAAATGAGCCAGAGCATAACCCAGCTGTCTGCTCCAGCCAGATTGCTGGGCgttcctttcctgtttcaagGAGAAACAGTATTGGTGCAAGTATTACTCCTAAGACAGCAAtcccttgctttgctttcaatGGTCCCTACTTGTACAGCTCAACGATGTCTTCCCAGCCTGATACACATCAGGCCCTGGCAGTCGATCCAGTGGGAGCCCGTGAGAAATCAGTTTCCCTTCAGTATGTGACCCTCCCAAAAGAAGACTGCCCTCAAGAACAGCAAGGAGCAGGTCTTCAACAGCCCTTTCTGCTCCCAGATCAGAAGGAAATGGTTCAGCACCTTGGCAGTGAGGAAGGAGTCTCACTGACCCCACCTGCCtgtgggaaaggaaagaatgtGAGAATGGAAGAGCAGAAATCTCCAAAAGCTCTCAGCTGTATCACGTCTCCTCAGCAGCACCCCTTGGAGTACATCACCACAGAGAAACTGGTGCTGCCATCAGCCAATGATTCCACACATCCGTCTCTTGTCACTGCTGAGGAGTTACCTTGTGACTCACAGGGGCCCCAGCCCGAAAAGGACCACTCTTGCCATGAGTTTTCTCCTGGGGAAACTGGTGTCGTGGTCCCAGTTTCAGGTCAAGGACCAACTTCTTCTGAATTTTACCTGGATACATTTGGAAACTATCTTACTGTCCCCTTAGGTGTCCATGGACATTCAGAACCCACAAAGATGTCTTTGCCTATCTCACAGAAGGGAGGTGATCTTCCTAGAAAGCAGCCTTTGTCAGAGGGTAACTTGGTggtgttaaaccctgacagcaCTGAGCCAGTTTTCCTCTGCCAGGTTGGTGACTATTGCTTCCACAGCCTAAAATCCAGTGCAAAGATGGGTAGCAGTCAGGAAGATCATCAAATAAAGAAACCTTCTGAAGGCAAGACAACACCTAGGAAGCCTGTGTCTGATGAAGAATACATCACTGTCAAGGAAAAGGATGTATCAAAAATGCAGGCTATCCAGCTTTTCAAAAATCTGAAATCAGATGATTACTTTTCCTGGCAGCAGTCTTTGGGGATCACAGAAATCTGTTAA
- the CSF2RB gene encoding cytokine receptor common subunit beta isoform X3 — translation MKVQRESWGAAIRFSESMTISFCHWAEVKVVPDSEASSRENKEMLCRRQTENDLHETPDSYVLWVCHNTTDSFGIGVDDIYSFKPNKILQAELNVDLFQNVQTLPPQNLSVSLISGDFLLTWKAADGSQGLGNALEYEVTYKREWESWEKAVSLFLSNTTRCHLSHKDLVPGSSYVARLRARPGRDSGFSGQYSEWSTEVSWKTPEGGLQPRNLRCLFNGADSLTCSWEVRKAIVTSVLFGLFFRATPASVYVLCPWQCSCTSPMELLLGPIPSDLSSTYFSPLREEECSSLHEKALPNSLYVVQSCEIPVSNSTSQSQYHVSVRAKTEEKLIEAYKNIKVLPPANVSVTMTENREYELRWIKHTLAYSFITQRYEVEYWKNNQYEKTLQKLHISNDEPPFIFTLQMLASSTEYRGKMRARVNTPLDYEGPWSEWSEEFTWKTENVLPPVLLPMMLPILILTLLMAAYCSYKYFLRRKQMWEEKIPNPSKSLLIQSYLQKVHLGNWPTSSQMDFNKCNLPEKMEQASFLQVEDRHTKTLAEFLEGQATKTDGSPVALDLQNSYHALNEPEHNPAVCSSQIAGRSFPVSRRNSIGASITPKTAIPCFAFNGPYLYSSTMSSQPDTHQALAVDPVGAREKSVSLQYVTLPKEDCPQEQQGAGLQQPFLLPDQKEMVQHLGSEEGVSLTPPACGKGKNVRMEEQKSPKALSCITSPQQHPLEYITTEKLVLPSANDSTHPSLVTAEELPCDSQGPQPEKDHSCHEFSPGETGVVVPVSGQGPTSSEFYLDTFGNYLTVPLGVHGHSEPTKMSLPISQKGGDLPRKQPLSEGNLVVLNPDSTEPVFLCQVGDYCFHSLKSSAKMGSSQEDHQIKKPSEGKTTPRKPVSDEEYITVKEKDVSKMQAIQLFKNLKSDDYFSWQQSLGITEIC, via the exons ATGAAAGTCCAAAGGGAGTCCTGGGGAGCAGCAATCAGGTTTTCAGAAAGCATGACCATCTCTTTCTGTCACTGGGCTGAAGTAAAAGTTGTGCCCGATTCTGAGGCCTCTTCAAG GGAGAATAAAGAGATGCTTTGCAGACGCCAGACAGAAAATGACTTACATGAGACTCCAGACTCCTATGTGCTCTGGGTTTGTCACAATACTACAGACAGTTTTGGAATAGGGGTAGATGATATTTACAGCTTCAAACCTAACAAGATTCTTCAAGCAGAACTAAATGTTGATCTTTTCCAAAATG TTCAGACCCTCCCACCTCAAAACCTCTCAGTCAGCTTGATTTCAGGAGATTTCTTGCTAAcctggaaagcagctgatgGAAGCCAAGGGCTGGGCAATGCCCTGGAATATGAAGTCACTTACAAGCGGGAGTGGGAGTCCTGGGAG AAAGCTGTCTCGCTCTTTCTCTCCAACACCACACGTTGCCATCTCAGTCACAAGGACCTTGTCCCGGGGAGCAGCTACGTTGCCCGTCTGCGAGCCAGGCCGGGGAGGGACAGTGGCTTCTCTGGGCAGTACAGCGAGTGGAGCACGGAGGTGTCGTGGAAGACCCCTGAAG GAGGCCTTCAGCCCAGGAACCTTCGCTGCCTCTTCAATGGTGCAGATAGCCTGACGTGCAGCTGGGAAGTGAGGAAAGCAATCGTCACCTCTGTCCTCTTTGGGCTGTTCTTCCGGGCCACTCCAGCATCAGTGTACGTGCTCTGCCCGTGGCAGTGTAGCTGCACCTCTCCCATGGAGCTTCTGCTCGGTCCCATTCCCTCTGATCTCAGTTCAACctatttttctcccctcagaGAAGAGGAGTGCTCTTCTCTACATGAGAAGGCTTTGCCCAACAGCCTGTATGTAGTCCAGAGCTGTGAGATCCCTGTGAGCAACTCCACCAGTCAGAGCCAGTATCATGTGTCTGTCCGGGCCAAGACAGAGGAGAAACTCATTGAAGCTTACAAGAACA TTAAGGTGCTGCCACCTGCAAATGTGTCAGTAACAATGACAGAGAACCGAGAGTATGAACTGAGGTGGATAAAACATACTTTGGCATATAGCTTCATAACACAGAGATATGAAGTCGAGTACTGGAAAAACAACCAATACGAAAAG acTCTCCAGAAATTACATATCAGCAATGATGAACCTCCCTTCATCTTCACCCTGCAGATGCTGGCATCATCTACAGAATACAGGGGGAAAATGCGTGCAAGGGTGAATACACCTCTGGATTATGAGGGACCTTGGAGTGAATGGAGTGAGGAGTTCACTTGGAAGACAGAGAATG TTCTGCCACCAGTGCTTCTCCCAATGATGCTGCCAATTCTCATCCTCACTTTGCTAATGGCTGCTTACTGCAGCTATAAGTATTTCCTCAG GAGGAAGCAAATGTGGGAGGAAAAGATTCCAAACCCCAGCAAGAGTCTCCTGATCCAGAGCTACCTGCAG aaagtaCATTTAGGAAACTGGCCAACAAGCAGCCAGATGGACTTCAACAAATGCAACCTTCCAGAGAAGATGGAGCAGGCTAGCTTCCTCCAAGTTGAGGACAG GCATACGAAGACTTTGGCAGAGTTTCTTGAAGGGCAAGCTACAAAGACAGATGGTTCTCCTGTTGCACTGGACCTACAGAACTCATACCATGCTTTAAATGAGCCAGAGCATAACCCAGCTGTCTGCTCCAGCCAGATTGCTGGGCgttcctttcctgtttcaagGAGAAACAGTATTGGTGCAAGTATTACTCCTAAGACAGCAAtcccttgctttgctttcaatGGTCCCTACTTGTACAGCTCAACGATGTCTTCCCAGCCTGATACACATCAGGCCCTGGCAGTCGATCCAGTGGGAGCCCGTGAGAAATCAGTTTCCCTTCAGTATGTGACCCTCCCAAAAGAAGACTGCCCTCAAGAACAGCAAGGAGCAGGTCTTCAACAGCCCTTTCTGCTCCCAGATCAGAAGGAAATGGTTCAGCACCTTGGCAGTGAGGAAGGAGTCTCACTGACCCCACCTGCCtgtgggaaaggaaagaatgtGAGAATGGAAGAGCAGAAATCTCCAAAAGCTCTCAGCTGTATCACGTCTCCTCAGCAGCACCCCTTGGAGTACATCACCACAGAGAAACTGGTGCTGCCATCAGCCAATGATTCCACACATCCGTCTCTTGTCACTGCTGAGGAGTTACCTTGTGACTCACAGGGGCCCCAGCCCGAAAAGGACCACTCTTGCCATGAGTTTTCTCCTGGGGAAACTGGTGTCGTGGTCCCAGTTTCAGGTCAAGGACCAACTTCTTCTGAATTTTACCTGGATACATTTGGAAACTATCTTACTGTCCCCTTAGGTGTCCATGGACATTCAGAACCCACAAAGATGTCTTTGCCTATCTCACAGAAGGGAGGTGATCTTCCTAGAAAGCAGCCTTTGTCAGAGGGTAACTTGGTggtgttaaaccctgacagcaCTGAGCCAGTTTTCCTCTGCCAGGTTGGTGACTATTGCTTCCACAGCCTAAAATCCAGTGCAAAGATGGGTAGCAGTCAGGAAGATCATCAAATAAAGAAACCTTCTGAAGGCAAGACAACACCTAGGAAGCCTGTGTCTGATGAAGAATACATCACTGTCAAGGAAAAGGATGTATCAAAAATGCAGGCTATCCAGCTTTTCAAAAATCTGAAATCAGATGATTACTTTTCCTGGCAGCAGTCTTTGGGGATCACAGAAATCTGTTAA